DNA from Rhipicephalus microplus isolate Deutch F79 chromosome 5, USDA_Rmic, whole genome shotgun sequence:
AGCGCGCTGATCAGCCGGCAGCAGTGGTGCAGTGAAAATTGTTAGCGGCGCCGGTATCCCGGCGCACAACTCTAATTCTACGACGCTACCGCTACCACGGCCACTGGATAAAAGAGCTACgggtacagtgaactagaatacttTGTAGTGGCAAAAGCGCCCCCCTGCTCGTGAGTCTCAGAAAACTGCCGGCCGCGGGCGGCGCTGGCGTAGTAATCGCGAGGTGCTGCTGCGGGGATTTGGGCATCTTTCGAACAGCTGCGCAagcttcttccctttctttctccgTTGCATCGCACTTTAAAAAAATGGGCAGCTACAATCGACTAACCTGGCGAACGGTTTTGCGTGCTGAGATTATGTACTGAACGCTTTGCGAGCCTGTGCTTCACTGTGAAGAGCAGCATCATGTGCAGCTCCCGTCGACTTCGCAGCGTAGCGTCGGACgggccttttttcttttttgtaataaGCCTCGTGTTTTTTCAGAGCACCTCAGTTTCAAATCACGCATACCTGATATGAATTCTTTGTCATTAACGTGCCACGAGCCACGACTGGTGACGCCCTTGACCAGAGTAGCAATTTAGCGGCTCGAACCGCAATGTTTGTCTCGATTATCGGCCTTCTGGTGTATTATGCACTGCATTCCATTTCGAATGTGTGCAGTAAGCGGTACTCGTTTTTCAGTAGAGCAGGACTTCTTGCTGTTGGTTCACATGCGGACAACTTTTGCACGACTACACTAGTTTGTAGACCAAACAGATAGCCCTGTCAGCACCGCTTTCAGCACTTGGAGTCCCACAGTATTTTAGCCAGGAGAATAGCTATTATAAAGAAGAGGCTGTGTGACAAAATGGCAAATGAAAGAAATATTTCggcaacacttgatacaacattTATTTAGGTTGTAACTACATGCCAAACGAACTAATCAAGTGAGATGTCAAACAAAAATAACCAGCTAGAAAGCAAAAACTGATCACAAGCACACTACAATGCAAGACACAGGCAGTCTACttttcacacaataaaaaaagacagGAATATACACATATACTTAAAATATTTCAAAGGAAATCTCAAAGAGAATGGTGCGGCTATGAACAAATCAGGTGCAAAATTAAAACGGCTTGCCAGGTTGCACGAATTGCCATTACGACTGCAATAAATGAAACGGGCAGTCTACTTTTCACTTATCACAGTACAGTAAACATACTAGGAACGTTTTAACAATTACGGGGGTGCATATAGAACTTTCCAAAAATGTGACGGTGAAAGTTTAGTTGAAAGTTCTGTTAATGTGTTCTTGAGCTTTCTGTTGAACTTTGCGAAAGTTCCCATCACCACTTGAATAGCACAATAGACAGCATCCTCCAAAGCTTGTTATCCTGGCTCACCAACACCAGAAGCCTCCTGTTCACACCCGTCAAAACCTTCAGCTCTAAAGGCAGCTCATATTGCACATGGCAGCGACCTCCCCTCTTGCACTGCTATTTAACTTTCTAGCCCTCCTCCAACCCTTCTGCTGCAGTGCTCCCTTCCCGGCTAGCACTCCAATGTTCTGTACAATTTTGTGGACCTTACAATGATGTTGAGTACCTCATGTATTCCATGAAACAGAGATCTAAGGCTTTCAcattaaaaacattttaacataaAGCTATACATAAAGCTATACAGCACTGCAGTGCTGTGTTTTTATGTTTCCTGGGGATAAAGACATTCTCATATTGATAAAGGCATAAATTTTTGTACTTACTGGTCCTGTTGGATTGGTGAAGTCTGCTTGGAGTAGCCCATTCCTGATGCATTTGACAAGATGTGGGAAGTCAGAAATGAAATGAAGTGACCGCTTGTTGTCCACTGGATGTTGCACTTTGCATTTTGTGCTAGATGCAGTCGCGTAAATGCCCATCGTGGACCACATGTTTCGATTCCAGGTCGCACCGTCGGATGTTATGAAATCAACAAACAGCCCAGCCTTTTCCGCTAGAATTACTGCCTCCAGCATCACTTTCGAGAGCAAATTTCCTTTCATGTTGCCCTGCGTGGCAAAAGAAGCAAGTATTTGGGTCCACTCGCCAGTGAACGGCACAAACATTATGACCATCCCATGGTCAGCCACTTTATGCTTGTCACTGCTGGGGGTGAACTGGCCCATGTCCACGAAGCCTTGTATGTGCCCTGACGATGAGACTGACAGATTCTCGGACAGTTTCATTTCGTCAACGATGAGCCCTCCGTGCCTTTTGAAGGCATCCATGGAAGACGCTTTCTGCTTGAGCATGCTCATCACTTTGGCATTAAAGCCAAATCCCGTCCTGTACGACCAGAGATACTTCTGAAGAGTAACCTTGCTCGGCAAAACAAGAACTTTCTGCCTCCGCATATCCTCGTAAAGCTTTGGCCCTTTCATGCGCATGATGAGGCATTCCAAAATCCACTCCTTCGAGTACCTCATCCCTCTAACACTCTTCCTCTTCGCAGCCTTGAACATGTGTAGAGCTGCCTCTTGCTGCTTTGGGGGGAGTTCTTTAATTCGGCCAAGGAAAGTCTCATCACTTAGCCTGGAGTTTTCTTCTTTCATGGCTCGTACTTGGCCTGCCAGGGTACACAAGCGTGAAGCAATTCGCTTTGTCTTCTGATTGGCCATTCGCAGCTTGTGAGACAAGTTATGCGTGACACGTTTTTTCTTCAACTTGGACTTCCGTGCCAGCAGCGACTTTCGCAAATAGCGACAATGAACACAGATGGTTCCTGAAAAACGTAAAAGATAAAATAAGCCACTTCCTTACTTCGAACTAGTTGCAAGACATGGAAACAAGGGCTAACAGATAATTGGAGGAAAAATAAACTCCAGAGCTATTACAAAGTGGGTAATAGCTAACAGGTCCTGACTAGTGTTATTTCCCTTTAATGCAGGTTGCTTTAGATACAAAGGATATGCTTAGGTTATGAAAAAAAAGTAGCAGGCTATGTTAGCTAGAACAGAAAGTACATTGTTTCTTATTAAAAATATTAACACACACCTTTGACTGTCACCATTCCAAGACAGTTCTTGCTGAACACGCCGTCACTCGCGGGGGTGAGGGTGCGCTTCATCTTCTCGGTCAGGTTCTGAGGAAGGCCGTCATAAGCGTCTTTGCTCATAGCGCTTGAACAAAGCAATGCAGTGTCAACTTCTTGAAATATGTTCGTTGCTTCAAGAAGGGAGGTGATTTTGCCGTACTTCTTTTCTCTCGGACCGAGATAACAGCTTGCCACAACATCACTGTTGCTATCTAAGCTGAAAAAGATCACTTTCTCGTGGGAGACACTGAAAGGCTGTTTTGTTGTGCGTGTAGTGGCATACACAAGGAGATCAAGGTCTGGAGTGGTCAGTTTAGTCCACAGCCTTGGAACACTTAAGCAGGTGGCAAGGTCCCTTAAGTCACCTGATTTGAGCGGGTTCGCTTGCATGTTTTCGGCAGGGCTCGTGTTCGGGTCGGAATTCTCTTCGCCGAGCAAGCTCGCTTCGTGCTCATCGCGACGAGAGAGACGAACTTTCTTCGCCGATCCAGGCGTAGAAACTAAGCAGCGCTTTCGCTCGGGCCTTGGCTTTTTCACAGATGTGGAAAGGTATGCGGGCAGGTCAGGTAAAAACGGtggcactgcatttgcagtaagaCCAGGCTTTCCTCGAGCGATTCGTACCTCCTTGCCGCCGATGATGTGGACATAATCACGAACGACAAAATGGTCTGCAAagtgtttttcacaaaccgcGGATGTGTCCGTTAGAGGTTTGTCTTTCCTCttgaggttccgctcccaaaccTTTCGTCGGTCTTCGTCCTTTGGTGCCGAAAAGAGCGAAATCTTCCGCCCGTTTTCAACGCGATGGCCGGGGTAGCCTGACCGGCAACCCGGGGCGAAACAGTGCGTAtccgtcttctttttcttgttcatggTGGTACCGAGAACGTTTTCTTCCAGCACAGAAAAAAGATACAAGAAGAATCGAaagccacagcagcaaagcgCCCTGACAGCAGTCAACTCGCCGGCCGAGCCTGCCTGGCTGGCCTCGCGAATCTGACTGCAGCGCTACGCGCGGCGGACAGCTTTTTTCGTCACAGCGCCTCCTATAGACGCCCGCTTCGCTCTTGCCACTAAAAAcgttctagttcactgtaccttgggcgtggtcgcttcatcgtgtctttttgggcctaataaaggttgctttcaccgttacatcacaatatatatatatatatatatatatatatatatatatatatatatatatatatatatatatatatatatatatatatatatatatatatatatatatatatatttatatttatatatatatatatattgtaggcattcatttaGCACACTCATTTTCTTTACACATGTTCATCATTATCCTGAGTGGTCGTCATCtccatctgctgtggggacttggcttgtctgagttctgtgccttgggtgtaGTCGCTttatcgtgtcttctgggcctagtaaaggttgccttcaccgttgcatcacaagtggtggagtgtgctctgcgATCTTCCGTCCACGCCCAGCCCGCTctacctcctggagctccgctgaGGTCGTCGtgtgtgccaggtgtccggtattatgcctcaggacgagccaaccagcGCTTCTGcatctacctccacggccccggataccacggcctatccatcgtggattataaCCACGCACCAGGAGGTAGAGCGGGCTGGGCGTGGACGGAAGATcgcagagcacactccaccacttgtgatgcaacggtgaaggcaacctttactaggcccagaagacacgataaAGCGACtacacccaaggcacagaactcagacaagccaagtccccacagcagcgTGGTTATAATCCACGTGTGTACGGCCCACCCGTGTGTACCCGTGTGTAATTCCCGTGTGTACGGCCCACCCCGTGCTCCAAAACCGGCGTGACAGCTCTAGTTCCCGAACAACCGCTGCGGCGCCACCAGAAAGGGGGGGCGGGGGCAGTTTTCGTGAGCGCCCACGGAAACGCATGCGCGGCGCGCTTGCAGTAGTTGAGCGCGTGCATCTGTGAGCGACCCACGAAACCTTTTAATATCTGTCTAGCGTGTGCCCACCAGGTAATTATCGATCTAGCTTTTACATAGCTGCGGCCCTTGCAAATTTTTGCTATTGTCGTGCCCGAGATGGATGGAGCCTTGCACACCAATCAGGTTTCacggaagtaagaattgtgaggtCATTTACTCGGGTCCTGCAAGATCACAACTAACTGATCTGGAAGAGATACACCTTTCCGAATGCATCAAAGTTCATTATTGTAAATATGAGTATGTCGCTTCAGAAAACATTGCTTCAGATTTAATCATTTCGTTTAGAATAAGCAATCTCAGCAATCGCAGTTGCCACTGTTCATTTAACACGGAATAAGATATTCTTTTTACTTCCTCCAAACACGTCTATATTCATACCATACAGTATCAGATGCAACAACCACGAAATATACTTAACATGTGCGCGATCTCATAAGAGTGGGCTCGAGCTTCTTAGAAATTTCAGTGACTGTAGCTTCAATCAGATCTGACAATTGAGCGAGTGGTTATAAAGTGAATATTATGAAAACTGTGCGAAGAAAAGAGCGATGAAAGGCTATAAAATGCGAGCACAGCTGTTTGCGTTCCTGATCTTTTGAATGTCTCTATTTCCGTCACGACGTTCTTGATGATAATGCAACTTATTAAACCTTACATTCAACTAGTGAACACATATTCGGAACAAATTgactgaaaatattttatttattctcaatttagggctgatcctggcatttttaatttttttactacTTCACACTTTTACGTAATAAACCATTTGATGATTGCTTCACAGCTAGGTATATGCGATATTTTTCCAGGAGAATATTCGAGTGAATGCATATTAGTTAGCGACGCTCACTCCCACACACAAAAGGTGCCCCGTTCCGCGGCCGACAAACATATGTTTACGTTCACTCCCCCACAACCACTGGTTACAAATAAACCTACGTTGTTGCATCCAGGGGTTTTGACACCACCTTTCCGTTTTCTTTTATCTCTAGCTTTCTTTTTCTAATTCCCGTCTTATCTAAACTTTTCTTCTAATGCCTACCTTTAAGCCCTTGCCCCCTTTGTCATTAGTTCCGGTTATTTCCGAACGCTGTCGTGTTGTGGACGTCATGTATCTCCCACAAGGACATGTGGAACTGATGTTCACTTTCGTAAAACAGCTCGAGTACCCCCTCCAGTGAAGAAGTTCGGCTGTCTGTGGTCATTTGCGGTACGGCACACCGACTCAAGCTCACATCTGCAAAACTTGCGAAGGCAAAAAGGTGCCGAAAAGCTGAACGACAAGATTTTataattgaaaaaaatatatatactggCAGCCGACACACACGCTGAAAGCCTCTAGCCAGGAGATTTTGAGGAGAGTCGTCTTGCAAAGATCtggggtagaaaaaaaaaagatggcataaACGTCCTCTCTGTTTACTTTTCACGGTATTTGTTACTGTTGTTTAATTCTGCCTCCGTCTTGTGCGCCCAACTTTTGGCTTTTGTGTCTATTTACAGTAAACCCATCCTCATATAAAAGCTATGAACGTATTTTGCCAAGTGTACTAAAAATTAGTTGTCAAGCattctggctgaaaaaaaaacgcgaagatGCTAAACAAACGTCAAAAAATTGAATTACTTTAGTTTAACACATCTTTATAAATAAAACGACGACTTTTCACGCATTCAGTGCCATATAATTCAGCTACATGCATTGTGCATATTTCTTTCAGCCTCAAAGCAAGAAActgattctgaaaaaaaaaacaaaaaacgtcagAAGCTCAGCACGCTCACGAAAATTCAATTCAAGATAGCGCCTAAGGCCGAACCCCCTTTGCGGGTGTGTGCCAGtgtaacaaggatcatcatcataaCGCCTATGCACTCTACTAAATACGCAATATTTTATAACTGCGAATATTGAATTTCAAAAAACACTGATTAGAGCAACTGAGTGGGTCACTGTTGTGACAATGACCAGCTCATTTACTTCGGCTACTGCCCCGAGGGAGCCGCTGCCACTCGTTTCCCGTCCctcctggatggatggatatgactgtaGTCTTAAGATtaggtggtggctagcgccaccaagccgtaatactaaatgaaccaaaaactacattcatttttcttttcctttaaacagtgaggttgaggattcgtactttgcagtgaatggtttattttcactcgttctttgactttagccaccaatcagataacctccttttagttaattctacccgcttgatgtctattttgccttccctgtccctaaaccccagtgctttgaaaaactctgcgccctcatcctgaactatagggtgaaaccctttacagaacattatcaagtgttcggcagtttcttcttcctctccacacgcactgcataccgtgtctataccccttcatatttggcccgatatgtcttggttcgcaatactcccactctggcctcaaacagtagagaactaccacgCGTATTATCATGGAatttttccttggcaatttcctgcttaaaagttcgatagatctcttgtgcggacttcttaatcatgccaattctcctcatatcggtctcagctttcttcacctacttcttaaccaataattctctttggtttggacccctgctgttttctaaatatttaccagtcaattttgtggttcgcttcttccattttgtatcggcattcttcatgtacaagtagctgaaaaccttcctagcccaatgctcctcccccacttctctcaatcgcttctcaaatgttatcttgctgctagcttccctgccctcaaatgatgtccatcccatatcaacttgtactccctgatttggtgtattcccgtgagctcctaaagcaagcctacctattccacgttgcttaatttctaatcttgcttgaacatctgatctcatgcacaagaccgcattgctaaacgtcagaccaggaaccatgacccctttccatattcctctcacaacatcatacctattgtaattccacagtaccctgtatttcattaccgctgcattcctgttacctttagtcgacacgtatatttcgcgtTCCCTTAGGTacgtcccattgcttatccatacgcagagatatttgtatttatctgttatctctagcgtgacctcctgtattctaagctcactaccttcattgtcattaaaaatcatgactgctgatttttacttactgaatctgaaatctaacctatctccctcattaccgcagatgtccaccaatctctgcaaatcttccttgttgtcggtcattagcactatatcatctgcgtacatcaatgctggtagtgccttttcgatgagttttccttgttttacgAAAGAGAGCTTGAAGcgcagtccactttcctctaatttggcctctaatccttgtaggtacatcacgaataataagagtgacaggggacacccctgcccaagcccccgttttacctctgcaggcttggatgcctgttttccccactttaaaactaccttgttacctttatagatatcctttaagatTAGTGACTTcttcttccacgcctagtgcgtccaggattccccacaattcctcttgaatcacgctatcgtacgctcccttgatatccaaaaatgctagccacaggggactgtgttccttttctgctatttctatgcactgcgtcagtgagaacagattgtcttccaacctcctgtgtttccgatacttattctgcagttcccccagcaccccctcatcctctatccatgcctgcagtctttcctttataatctgcatcgccagcctgtagaccactgatgtcactgttataggacggtagttgtttatgtcagctttgtccaccTTTCCTGTCCCCACCCCGTCGCGCTGCGGCGGCCGCAACTGCAACTACGGCTGACACGCGCTCTCTCATTGAAAGCCGCTCGATACGGCGGGCCGTACCGGGCGCTTTTTCATTCAGTGGCCGTGCCACTACTAGCTGCTACCATTGTTTTTGTGTTCTGTTAAGTTTTCGTGCTTTGTGTGAAGTGATGCAGCACTGCGACGGCTTTTAACACTGAACTGGAGGCCGAATGCTGCGTCGCGCAAAGTCGGGTCGTTGTCCTCAGTGAAATCAAATGCGGTTCTCCTCGATTGCGCTTAAACGTCCACTGGCAGGCTGGTTGTCGCGTACTAACGAGGTGAGCGTCTGAAGCTCTCAGAGATGCGCGACATGTGCCGGCATTTCGGTCCCAACACGCGACGTTTGTCGCACCGCCCGGTTGCTAAGAGAGCGAAAATGCGTTATATAATAAGCGCGAATCGCCCAATGACGGCATTTGCGAGATACGATTTATCTCGAAACAGGCCCTTCGAGGTCATTTAGTGAGCGTTCTCTTCCGGCTAAACTACATCTACTCAAAGGGATAGCAACATGCTATAATTGCATCCAGGAGGATGAAACGAAAGGAATTCATCCGCGTTGTCACAACTTTGTGATGGAGAGAACTGCAGATCCCGCCTTTTCAGCATGATTACCAGCGTCATCCGTGCTGTTGTGAGAACTGCAGATCCCGCCTTTTCAGCATGATTACCAGCGTCATCCGTGCTGTTGTGTTGGCATGTTAGAGTTGAATTTTGCTCACAGTTACCGATTGCCGCGTTATTTTTACACTGCGTAGTTGTGCATAACGTTGTCTGCAGCCTTGTAGCGTGTAAAAGGATGTCAATGTGCTTCTTGACTGGCACATTGTTGGCGTGGGGTACTTTCTTTGATAGCCGAAAGCTCAGCTAGTTGGTACGTACTCATTCTTAAAGAGGCGGGCGCGTGGACGCAAGAAAGAAGTACTTGTTTGCACGCCCTGTCTTTTACAATGAGTAATTTCTCTTATACACATTGTCCTGGTGTTGCAGTGTAGCACAAGTTTAAACAGCATGACATTCAAGTGCCCGAAGCACTTCAATGTGGTCATTTTCTCTCATAGTCTGTTAAAAGTGCTCAGGAACAATGCAGTTGAAATAAACATCGCCATTGTTAGGCAGGTATATTGGGCGCTGCACAAAAACGTGTCATATCCCACTTTCACAGTCGGGGACACATTGATTGGTTGAATTCACCACTTTGGGCTGCTCGGACAACTCATGATTGATGAATAGGAAGGCCACATTGACTTGTACGTCACTTGTAAGGAAAACATTAGGTTTAGTCaacgaggcaaaaaaaaaaaagaaatcactgACAGTACTCCATAGTATGAAATTAATGGCACAGTAGGACTCTGTTCGTGATGGCACTGAGCTTGTGCTTCAGCAGTTTATTTTGTACCAGTGGCAGACAGAATACTTCTACAGTGATGTCCAAACAGTACCAATGCATGCCAATCGTATGTTGTAAATGTTGAATGAGTGAAAGCGCAAAGAAACTGCACTTGTAGAAGTGGAATGGGTGGGAAACACCTGAAACAGCACAAGTTCCCATCCTGCATTGTACTAAATTTGTACCTGCCCAGTGCATTATTTTCTTCTATGATGCCCGTGCCAAATGTGTGCAAGGTTACAACACTGGGGGTGTGTGTGAAACCCATGAATAGGCGCATCAACTACTAGGGaagatgaaaaataaacacagcATGGCATGCTACTTTCATTGCCCTCTTACCCTCATGGCCGTCAAAAGATGCCAGAGTGGTTCTTGGTTTTACCGTGGCTGACTATAGTGGCTGTTTATTGCCGTCCAGGATACAATCACTTGAAAAGGAAGGTGTAACAACAGTGCACTTAGATGCCACACTGCATTTTTTTACATTATGATAGTACTTGTGCAGTTATGTACAAGTTGGGTCTTGAACTACTTTTTGAAGTAATTGAACGAGCCCTGTTTATTGCCTCAGGAATGTATCACCAAAAATCATTCACTGAGCAGAATTCAAGGAAtttgtcataattttttttcttctgtcccaATGCTCGAGCATGAGGAAGCTacgaagggggggaggggggtgataACAAAGAAGCCGTGTCAGTGTGTGCTGTGAAACTCACTCGCCACCTCCTAGTGTGATTCTGGTGCACATTTTATTCAAACGTGGCTTTTGGGCTGTGTTAGAAATCTTATGAGGTAATAGCAGAAATCTACTGCAAGATAAGAAATGCTGTTGTGAATGCCCTCACAAGTTGAATCTGTGTGAAGAGAGCGTGTGACAAAGTGGCAACTACGTGCCCTCCTTGTGAACTTTCCTTCCTGTGCATCACTGCGTGATTTGGCCGGGCTGTTCGCAGTGCATCCGCTTTGTGCCCTGGGAATAGGTTGAGTATACGTGCTGGAGTTCTGGTCAACACTTGCTGCGGTGTAAGGTTGTTTGATGCTATTGTAGGTTTACGTTGTGCTGAAAGGTGTGTTCAGTGGCTCCTAATATGAAATTATTTAGGAATTCAAATTTATATTGGTCTCCGCTCTAAGTGCCCATGTGACAATAGTCTTTTACACTCTTCAAGTGATAGATTCTTTGTTGACACATTTGTAATCTAGTGATGACAGTTGCACGATGCTGCAATTTCATGCAAAGCAACAAAAGGCCGCCTTTTTCAGGCTTAGATCCAAACACTGAATAGTACTGTGAGAATGCTGGAGAATCTTTTACTGCAAGAACTCTTGGTGTTTACCCCATGAAGTCATAAGCAGCAGGGACCAGGATTTCATATCAAAAGTGAAATGACTTCAGCACAATGACTTAccaccgtattcacaaacgctcctcgactcgactttcatccttcacttgacagagttgagcagtgcgccactgctcggctgaaaatgacgctgcgcaactcaagaatcgcagcaggttatccctgatatgcagtgacttgccgttcttagagatggcgctcccatcggctttctcaagtgaaggtgaagcgttaagtgaagggacgttcttgaATACGGGGGCTAGTCCGCAATAATGAAGTTGTACAGTTCAAATGAGGAAAAGTCTCATATTTGATATTATCCCAATTTCTGACATACTCATCTTGCACAAGCAGTGTTCACTCATGAGTGATGATCATATTACAATGTCATGCCCAGAATCCTTCATATCTTTCCTCTTTAGTTCTGCAAAAATGCAATTAACtcattttgtattttttatgACATTGTGTAAAAGCCacttcttaaagggccactcaccaggtttgacaactttgagctga
Protein-coding regions in this window:
- the LOC142818055 gene encoding uncharacterized protein LOC142818055 is translated as MNKKKKTDTHCFAPGCRSGYPGHRVENGRKISLFSAPKDEDRRKVWERNLKRKDKPLTDTSAVCEKHFADHFVVRDYVHIIGGKEVRIARGKPGLTANAVPPFLPDLPAYLSTSVKKPRPERKRCLVSTPGSAKKVRLSRRDEHEASLLGEENSDPNTSPAENMQANPLKSGDLRDLATCLSVPRLWTKLTTPDLDLLVYATTRTTKQPFSVSHEKVIFFSLDSNSDVVASCYLGPREKKYGKITSLLEATNIFQEVDTALLCSSAMSKDAYDGLPQNLTEKMKRTLTPASDGVFSKNCLGMVTVKGTICVHCRYLRKSLLARKSKLKKKRVTHNLSHKLRMANQKTKRIASRLCTLAGQVRAMKEENSRLSDETFLGRIKELPPKQQEAALHMFKAAKRKSVRGMRYSKEWILECLIMRMKGPKLYEDMRRQKVLVLPSKVTLQKYLWSYRTGFGFNAKVMSMLKQKASSMDAFKRHGGLIVDEMKLSENLSVSSSGHIQGFVDMGQFTPSSDKHKVADHGMVIMFVPFTGEWTQILASFATQGNMKGNLLSKVMLEAVILAEKAGLFVDFITSDGATWNRNMWSTMGIYATASSTKCKVQHPVDNKRSLHFISDFPHLVKCIRNGLLQADFTNPTGPDVTQTKLPASSALLLAIGACALATRSAVRTLVLPSSRPSVEPEQPSRQRALPP